A stretch of the Oncorhynchus mykiss isolate Arlee chromosome 23, USDA_OmykA_1.1, whole genome shotgun sequence genome encodes the following:
- the LOC110502311 gene encoding heparan sulfate glucosamine 3-O-sulfotransferase 1 gives MACLLVAVFLLVLQAYAAPPDFVQSLDLGPGLTANDTLSPPLGTSKCAPHSIIIGVRKGGTRALLEMLDIHPEVAAAATEVHFFDWDENYAKGFDWYRELMPYSYPHQITVEKTPGYFTSALAPKRIRAMNSSIKLLLILRDPTERVISDYTQVYFNRLENHKPVQAIENLLVRSGALNTRYKAIQRSLYDMHMSNWLRYFPLEQIHIVDGDTLIRDPLPELQKVERFLNLPPRIMSSNFYFNQTKGFYCIRSEGRERCLHESKGRPHPAVNGTVLQQLRSYLREHNHNFYRLVKRSFDWQ, from the coding sequence ATGGCCTGCTTGCTGGTAGCAGTGTTCCTCCTGGTTCTCCAGGCATATGCTGCCCCACCAGATTTTGTTCAGAGTTTGGATCTAGGCCCTGGACTCACAGCTAATGACACTCTGTCTCCACCCCTGGGGACTAGTAAATGTGCCCCCCACAGCATCATCATTGGGGTGCGTAAAGGCGGCACACGAGCCCTGCTGGAAATGCTAGACATCCACCCTGAGGTCGCTGCCGCTGCCACAGAGGTGCACTTTTTCGACTGGGACGAGAACTACGCTAAGGGATTTGACTGGTACCGTGAGCTGATGCCATATTCCTACCCACACCAGATCACAGTGGAGAAGACACCAGGCTACTTCACCTCTGCCTTGGCGCCAAAACGCATCCGTGCCATGAACTCCTCCATCAAGCTGCTGCTGATCTTGCGGGACCCAACTGAACGTGTCATCTCAGACTACACCCAGGTCTACTTCAACCGCCTGGAGAACCACAAGCCAGTGCAGGCCATTGAGAACCTGCTGGTGCGCAGCGGAGCCCTCAATACCCGCTATAAGGCCATCCAGCGGAGCCTCTACGACATGCACATGAGCAACTGGTTGCGCTATTTCCCCCTAGAGCAGATCCACATCGTGGATGGGGATACTTTGATCCGGGACCCGTTGCCTGAGCTACAGAAGGTGGAGCGTTTTCTCAACCTGCCCCCCAGGATAATGTCCTCCAACTTCTACTTCAACCAGACCAAGGGGTTCTACTGcatccggagtgaagggcgagaGCGCTGCCTGCACGAGTCCAAAGGGCGTCCCCACCCTGCCGTCAACGGTACCGTGCTGCAGCAGCTACGCTCCTACCTCCGGGAGCACAACCATAACTTCTACCGGCTGGTGAAGCGCTCCTTTGACTGGCAGTAA